From Haloglomus litoreum, the proteins below share one genomic window:
- a CDS encoding amidohydrolase yields the protein MNEETGTYRIAGGHVLRPDMTVERADVLVDREAGVTEAVGDPDDLPGAEATLDAEDSLVMPGLVNAHTHVAMTLLRGYADDKPLDAWLQEDIWPVEGVLEPADVRAGARLGVLEMIQSGTTAFADMYFHVGQVADVVAEAGLRARLGHGVVTVGKDDDAARADFQESLEVAREFDGAADGRVRTALMPHSLTTVDADLLDEYVAAAREAGVPVHLHANETRDEVAPIVDEHGQRPLAFARERGLLQSEDFLAHGVHLDESEIEVLAETGTGVVHCPASNMKLASGMAPVQELLDAGVPVALGTDGAASNNDLSMFDELRDAAMLGKLAADDASAVPAEAAVEMATADGAEVLGLPGGRVEAGAAADLAVLDLDAAHLTPRHDLVSHLAYAASAADVRHTVCDGHVLMRDREVLTLDAAATKREAGRRARAAVDRAEDGD from the coding sequence ATGAACGAAGAGACGGGAACCTACCGGATCGCCGGCGGGCACGTCCTCCGACCGGATATGACCGTCGAGCGCGCGGACGTCCTCGTCGACCGTGAGGCGGGCGTCACCGAGGCCGTCGGGGACCCCGACGACCTCCCCGGCGCCGAGGCGACGCTCGACGCCGAAGACTCGCTCGTCATGCCGGGGCTCGTCAACGCCCACACGCACGTCGCGATGACGCTGCTCCGGGGGTACGCCGACGACAAGCCGCTGGATGCCTGGCTGCAGGAGGACATCTGGCCGGTCGAGGGCGTCCTCGAGCCGGCGGACGTGCGTGCCGGGGCGCGACTCGGCGTCCTGGAGATGATACAGTCCGGGACGACGGCGTTCGCGGATATGTACTTCCACGTCGGGCAGGTCGCGGACGTGGTGGCGGAGGCGGGGCTGCGCGCGCGACTGGGTCACGGCGTCGTGACCGTCGGGAAGGACGACGACGCGGCGCGTGCGGACTTCCAGGAGTCGCTGGAGGTTGCGCGCGAGTTCGACGGCGCGGCGGACGGGCGCGTCCGGACCGCGCTGATGCCCCACTCGTTGACCACCGTCGACGCCGACCTGCTCGACGAGTACGTCGCCGCGGCGCGCGAGGCCGGCGTCCCGGTCCACCTGCACGCCAACGAGACGCGCGACGAGGTCGCACCCATCGTCGACGAGCACGGCCAGCGGCCGCTCGCGTTCGCCCGCGAGCGCGGACTGTTGCAGTCCGAGGACTTCCTCGCACACGGTGTCCACCTCGACGAGAGCGAGATAGAGGTCCTCGCGGAGACGGGCACCGGCGTCGTCCACTGCCCGGCGTCGAACATGAAGCTCGCGAGCGGGATGGCGCCGGTGCAGGAGCTGCTGGACGCCGGGGTCCCGGTCGCGCTCGGGACCGACGGCGCGGCCTCGAACAACGACCTCTCGATGTTCGACGAGCTGCGTGACGCCGCGATGCTGGGCAAACTGGCCGCGGACGACGCGAGTGCGGTACCCGCCGAGGCCGCCGTCGAGATGGCGACCGCGGACGGCGCCGAGGTGCTGGGGCTGCCCGGCGGCCGGGTGGAGGCCGGTGCGGCCGCCGACCTCGCGGTTCTCGACCTCGATGCCGCGCACCTCACGCCCCGGCACGACCTCGTGAGCCACCTCGCGTACGCCGCGAGCGCGGCCGACGTGCGCCACACGGTCTGTGATGGCCACGTGCTGATGCGCGACCGCGAGGTGCTGACGCTGGACGCCGCAGCGACGAAGCGCGAGGCCGGCCGCCGGGCACGGGCGGCGGTCGACCGGGCCGAGGACGGGGACTGA